From Rhodamnia argentea isolate NSW1041297 chromosome 10, ASM2092103v1, whole genome shotgun sequence, a single genomic window includes:
- the LOC115757624 gene encoding BTB/POZ domain-containing protein At3g05675 isoform X3 gives MESTVTEAMAPCYFGDRSSSDTVVRLRTSDGRDDWLYCHSHILIEKSKYFADRLSEEWPTCQILDSRNCVEVYCQESDFDSHVNVLRLFYVKENSRDDIWHGVRNALGILRVAVELECSQIVTACVNYLEAVPWEETEEEEILKAIPGMGSQVLPVLSRLEPVNPLAIMRIFRAAIQLATSSPPLDMNGLKTSAQEQLEYMLTEDDDEPLLKADDEIRSEVKQCMSRLFARFNSFLESLFCESSELASETLHILQFYLSDLSWACQILTKLEIMRDLVICWMDASDKVVKIVHPSNPEPNGETIKMTLKTVEVASKVLESIAYGNVILPASKRLHAVKVWLPYVRVAKAAIDSATSSGDETLELKVDGELWQSLEPTFVSLVLTLPSGDQAEILTEWLGNNYIRYPDLTEAFDVWCYRSKVAKRRLTILDGNHGRSSTP, from the exons ATGGAGTCAACT GTCACTGAAGCAATGGCTCCTTGCTACTTTGGTGATCGGTCAAGCAGCGACACTGTTGTGAGGTTGCGGACTAGTGATGGCCGAGACGATTGGTTGTACTGTCATTCTCACATCCTCATAGAGAAGAGCAAGTATTTTGCAGATCGTCTATCTGAGGAATGGCCAACATGTCAGATCCTTGATTCCCGCAACTGTGTTGAGGTATACTGTCAGGAATCAGATTTTGACTCCCATGTCAATGTTCTGCGCCTATTTTATGTTAAAGAAAACTCAAGGGATGATATTTGGCATGGGGTTAGGAATGCACTTGGCATTCTTCGTGTGGCCGTGGAGCTTGAATGCTCACAGATCGTCACTGCTTGTGTAAACTACTTGGAAGCAGTCCCATGGGAAGAGactgaggaggaggagattcTTAAAGCAATACCAGGCATGGGATCGCAAGTATTGCCGGTTCTCTCCCGCCTTGAACCTGTGAATCCATTAGCTATTATGAGGATTTTTCGGGCAGCTATTCAACTAGCCACATCGTCACCACCTCTGGATATGAACGGTCTTAAGACATCAGCTCAAGAGCAACTTGAGTACATGCTCACTGAAGACGACGATGAACCTCTACTAAAAGCTGATGATGAGATAAGATCTGAGGTAAAACAGTGCATGAGTAGACTCTTTGCAAGATTTAACAGTTTTCTAGAGTCTTTGTTTTGCGAGTCATCGGAGCTAGCCTCTGAGACACTGCATATACTTCAGTTCTATTTATCTGATTTATCATGGGCCTGTCAGATATTGACAAAGTTAGAGATAATGAGGGATTTGGTTATCTGTTGGATGGATGCATCAGATAAAGTTGTGAAGATAGTTCATCCATCAAATCCAGAACCAAATGGTGAAACGATCAAGATGACATTGAAGACTGTTGAAGTTGCATCAAAGGTTTTAGAGTCAATCGCATATGGGAATGTCATTTTGCCAGCATCAAAGAGGCTGCATGCAGTCAAGGTCTGGCTTCCATATGTAAGAGTCGCCAAAGCTGCCATAGATTCCGCCACGTCCAGTGGTGACGAGACTTTGGAACTTAAAGTGGATGGTGAGCTTTGGCAATCACTGGAACCTACCTTCGTTTCGTTGGTGCTTACATTGCCGTCGGGAGATCAAGCAGAAATCTTGACTGAATGGTTGGGAAACAACTATATCCGGTATCCTGATCTAACCGAGGCATTTGACGTATGGTGTTACCGGTCGAAGGTTGCAAAGAGAAGATTAACCATTTTGGATGGGAACCATGGCAGATCTAGCACACCTTGA
- the LOC115757644 gene encoding E3 ubiquitin-protein ligase PUB24 translates to MENVLDVPEYFTCPISLQLMRDPVTAVTGITYERESIERWLSGSESATCPVTKQPLAKGSNLTPNHTLRRLIQSWCDENASQGVHLVPTPRAPLDRSYLLKLVGDIQCGRSAIDALRRIEMLVVETERNRTDIVEAGVPKAILSYVAKCCQESRTVGLEEALSILVLLRVPSTDYAKLLLGQNDRIIKSLTWVLGCEVHNRITVRSHALIVLKTMIKAASSSVLERLESEFFRTIIGLLRNGITRQAQNALLQTLLYLCPWGRNRATMVEHGAVFELVELELGFPEKKTTELILGVLFHLCSCAEGRAQFIGHRCGIAVVLKRILNVSHAVDERAVLILSNLSKSSGNSMFVREMLVVGAVPKLCLLLQADCATYLKDRAREILKTHFDEWKKSPCIDDTLLTRVTR, encoded by the coding sequence ATGGAAAATGTTCTTGATGTCCCTGAGTACTTCACGTGTCCCATATCTCTGCAGCTCATGAGAGACCCCGTGACCGCCGTCACCGGCATCACCTACGAGAGGGAGAGCATCGAGCGGTGGCTTTCCGGCAGCGAGAGTGCTACCTGCCCCGTCACGAAGCAGCCGTTGGCAAAGGGCTCCAACCTGACCCCGAACCACACCCTCCGCAGGCTGATCCAGTCCTGGTGCGATGAGAACGCCTCTCAGGGGGTCCATCTCGTTCCCACCCCGAGGGCGCCCCTCGACAGGTCCTACTTGCTTAAACTCGTCGGAGACATCCAATGCGGTCGATCGGCCATCGATGCCCTCAGACGCATTGAGATGCTTGTGGTAGAGACCGAGCGAAATCGAACTGATATTGTAGAGGCTGGCGTTCCCAAGGCTATACTGTCGTATGTTGCGAAATGTTGCCAGGAAAGCCGGACCGTCGGTCTCGAGGAAGCATTGAGCATACTAGTACTACTTCGAGTCCCATCCACAGATTATGCTAAGCTGCTTCTCGGCCAAAACGATCGGATCATCAAATCACTGACTTGGGTTTTAGGTTGTGAAGTCCACAATCGCATCACAGTGAGATCACATGCGCTTATAGTCCTCAAGACGATGATCAAAGCGGCGAGTTCCTCAGTGCTAGAAAGATTGGAAAGCGAGTTCTTCCGAACAATCATCGGTCTCCTAAGGAATGGCATCACCCGACAAGCGCAAAACGCGTTGCTCCAAACATTGCTATACTTGTGCCCATGGGGGAGAAACCGTGCGACGATGGTGGAGCACGGCGCTGTGTTCGAGCTCGTCGAGCTGGAACTAGGGTTCCCGGAGAAGAAGACCACTGAGCTAATCCTCGGAGTCTTGTTCCACCTATGTTCTTGCGCCGAAGGGAGGGCTCAGTTCATCGGCCACAGATGCGGGATCGCCGTGGTCTTGAAGAGGATTCTGAACGTCTCGCATGCCGTGGACGAGCGGGCCGTCCTCATACTTTCGAATTTGAGCAAGTCTTCGGGAAATTCGATGTTTGTCCGGGAGATGCTAGTGGTCGGAGCTGTGCCGAAGCTTTGCTTGTTGTTACAGGCGGATTGCGCGACGTACCTGAAAGACAGAGCTCGAGAAATACTCAAAACGCACTTCGACGAATGGAAGAAGTCTCCTTGTATCGATGATACGCTCTTGACTAGGGTTACTAGGTGA
- the LOC115757624 gene encoding BTB/POZ domain-containing protein At3g05675 isoform X4 — MAPCYFGDRSSSDTVVRLRTSDGRDDWLYCHSHILIEKSKYFADRLSEEWPTCQILDSRNCVEVYCQESDFDSHVNVLRLFYVKENSRDDIWHGVRNALGILRVAVELECSQIVTACVNYLEAVPWEETEEEEILKAIPGMGSQVLPVLSRLEPVNPLAIMRIFRAAIQLATSSPPLDMNGLKTSAQEQLEYMLTEDDDEPLLKADDEIRSEVKQCMSRLFARFNSFLESLFCESSELASETLHILQFYLSDLSWACQILTKLEIMRDLVICWMDASDKVVKIVHPSNPEPNGETIKMTLKTVEVASKVLESIAYGNVILPASKRLHAVKVWLPYVRVAKAAIDSATSSGDETLELKVDGELWQSLEPTFVSLVLTLPSGDQAEILTEWLGNNYIRYPDLTEAFDVWCYRSKVAKRRLTILDGNHGRSSTP; from the coding sequence ATGGCTCCTTGCTACTTTGGTGATCGGTCAAGCAGCGACACTGTTGTGAGGTTGCGGACTAGTGATGGCCGAGACGATTGGTTGTACTGTCATTCTCACATCCTCATAGAGAAGAGCAAGTATTTTGCAGATCGTCTATCTGAGGAATGGCCAACATGTCAGATCCTTGATTCCCGCAACTGTGTTGAGGTATACTGTCAGGAATCAGATTTTGACTCCCATGTCAATGTTCTGCGCCTATTTTATGTTAAAGAAAACTCAAGGGATGATATTTGGCATGGGGTTAGGAATGCACTTGGCATTCTTCGTGTGGCCGTGGAGCTTGAATGCTCACAGATCGTCACTGCTTGTGTAAACTACTTGGAAGCAGTCCCATGGGAAGAGactgaggaggaggagattcTTAAAGCAATACCAGGCATGGGATCGCAAGTATTGCCGGTTCTCTCCCGCCTTGAACCTGTGAATCCATTAGCTATTATGAGGATTTTTCGGGCAGCTATTCAACTAGCCACATCGTCACCACCTCTGGATATGAACGGTCTTAAGACATCAGCTCAAGAGCAACTTGAGTACATGCTCACTGAAGACGACGATGAACCTCTACTAAAAGCTGATGATGAGATAAGATCTGAGGTAAAACAGTGCATGAGTAGACTCTTTGCAAGATTTAACAGTTTTCTAGAGTCTTTGTTTTGCGAGTCATCGGAGCTAGCCTCTGAGACACTGCATATACTTCAGTTCTATTTATCTGATTTATCATGGGCCTGTCAGATATTGACAAAGTTAGAGATAATGAGGGATTTGGTTATCTGTTGGATGGATGCATCAGATAAAGTTGTGAAGATAGTTCATCCATCAAATCCAGAACCAAATGGTGAAACGATCAAGATGACATTGAAGACTGTTGAAGTTGCATCAAAGGTTTTAGAGTCAATCGCATATGGGAATGTCATTTTGCCAGCATCAAAGAGGCTGCATGCAGTCAAGGTCTGGCTTCCATATGTAAGAGTCGCCAAAGCTGCCATAGATTCCGCCACGTCCAGTGGTGACGAGACTTTGGAACTTAAAGTGGATGGTGAGCTTTGGCAATCACTGGAACCTACCTTCGTTTCGTTGGTGCTTACATTGCCGTCGGGAGATCAAGCAGAAATCTTGACTGAATGGTTGGGAAACAACTATATCCGGTATCCTGATCTAACCGAGGCATTTGACGTATGGTGTTACCGGTCGAAGGTTGCAAAGAGAAGATTAACCATTTTGGATGGGAACCATGGCAGATCTAGCACACCTTGA
- the LOC115757624 gene encoding BTB/POZ domain-containing protein At3g05675 isoform X2 — protein MYPTIVKLTFICQALTAGFPIAQVTEAMAPCYFGDRSSSDTVVRLRTSDGRDDWLYCHSHILIEKSKYFADRLSEEWPTCQILDSRNCVEVYCQESDFDSHVNVLRLFYVKENSRDDIWHGVRNALGILRVAVELECSQIVTACVNYLEAVPWEETEEEEILKAIPGMGSQVLPVLSRLEPVNPLAIMRIFRAAIQLATSSPPLDMNGLKTSAQEQLEYMLTEDDDEPLLKADDEIRSEVKQCMSRLFARFNSFLESLFCESSELASETLHILQFYLSDLSWACQILTKLEIMRDLVICWMDASDKVVKIVHPSNPEPNGETIKMTLKTVEVASKVLESIAYGNVILPASKRLHAVKVWLPYVRVAKAAIDSATSSGDETLELKVDGELWQSLEPTFVSLVLTLPSGDQAEILTEWLGNNYIRYPDLTEAFDVWCYRSKVAKRRLTILDGNHGRSSTP, from the exons A TGTATCCAACTATAGTGAAGTTGACTTTCATCTGTCAAGCTTTGACTGCTGGGTTTCCCATAGCTCAGGTCACTGAAGCAATGGCTCCTTGCTACTTTGGTGATCGGTCAAGCAGCGACACTGTTGTGAGGTTGCGGACTAGTGATGGCCGAGACGATTGGTTGTACTGTCATTCTCACATCCTCATAGAGAAGAGCAAGTATTTTGCAGATCGTCTATCTGAGGAATGGCCAACATGTCAGATCCTTGATTCCCGCAACTGTGTTGAGGTATACTGTCAGGAATCAGATTTTGACTCCCATGTCAATGTTCTGCGCCTATTTTATGTTAAAGAAAACTCAAGGGATGATATTTGGCATGGGGTTAGGAATGCACTTGGCATTCTTCGTGTGGCCGTGGAGCTTGAATGCTCACAGATCGTCACTGCTTGTGTAAACTACTTGGAAGCAGTCCCATGGGAAGAGactgaggaggaggagattcTTAAAGCAATACCAGGCATGGGATCGCAAGTATTGCCGGTTCTCTCCCGCCTTGAACCTGTGAATCCATTAGCTATTATGAGGATTTTTCGGGCAGCTATTCAACTAGCCACATCGTCACCACCTCTGGATATGAACGGTCTTAAGACATCAGCTCAAGAGCAACTTGAGTACATGCTCACTGAAGACGACGATGAACCTCTACTAAAAGCTGATGATGAGATAAGATCTGAGGTAAAACAGTGCATGAGTAGACTCTTTGCAAGATTTAACAGTTTTCTAGAGTCTTTGTTTTGCGAGTCATCGGAGCTAGCCTCTGAGACACTGCATATACTTCAGTTCTATTTATCTGATTTATCATGGGCCTGTCAGATATTGACAAAGTTAGAGATAATGAGGGATTTGGTTATCTGTTGGATGGATGCATCAGATAAAGTTGTGAAGATAGTTCATCCATCAAATCCAGAACCAAATGGTGAAACGATCAAGATGACATTGAAGACTGTTGAAGTTGCATCAAAGGTTTTAGAGTCAATCGCATATGGGAATGTCATTTTGCCAGCATCAAAGAGGCTGCATGCAGTCAAGGTCTGGCTTCCATATGTAAGAGTCGCCAAAGCTGCCATAGATTCCGCCACGTCCAGTGGTGACGAGACTTTGGAACTTAAAGTGGATGGTGAGCTTTGGCAATCACTGGAACCTACCTTCGTTTCGTTGGTGCTTACATTGCCGTCGGGAGATCAAGCAGAAATCTTGACTGAATGGTTGGGAAACAACTATATCCGGTATCCTGATCTAACCGAGGCATTTGACGTATGGTGTTACCGGTCGAAGGTTGCAAAGAGAAGATTAACCATTTTGGATGGGAACCATGGCAGATCTAGCACACCTTGA
- the LOC115757624 gene encoding BTB/POZ domain-containing protein At3g05675 isoform X1, translated as MLILALFEDSVIRTLFIFQEITIVKLTFICQALTAGFPIAQVTEAMAPCYFGDRSSSDTVVRLRTSDGRDDWLYCHSHILIEKSKYFADRLSEEWPTCQILDSRNCVEVYCQESDFDSHVNVLRLFYVKENSRDDIWHGVRNALGILRVAVELECSQIVTACVNYLEAVPWEETEEEEILKAIPGMGSQVLPVLSRLEPVNPLAIMRIFRAAIQLATSSPPLDMNGLKTSAQEQLEYMLTEDDDEPLLKADDEIRSEVKQCMSRLFARFNSFLESLFCESSELASETLHILQFYLSDLSWACQILTKLEIMRDLVICWMDASDKVVKIVHPSNPEPNGETIKMTLKTVEVASKVLESIAYGNVILPASKRLHAVKVWLPYVRVAKAAIDSATSSGDETLELKVDGELWQSLEPTFVSLVLTLPSGDQAEILTEWLGNNYIRYPDLTEAFDVWCYRSKVAKRRLTILDGNHGRSSTP; from the exons ATGCTGATATTGGCACTGTTTGAAGATAGTGTGATAAGGACTCTATTCATTTTCCAAGAGAT AACTATAGTGAAGTTGACTTTCATCTGTCAAGCTTTGACTGCTGGGTTTCCCATAGCTCAGGTCACTGAAGCAATGGCTCCTTGCTACTTTGGTGATCGGTCAAGCAGCGACACTGTTGTGAGGTTGCGGACTAGTGATGGCCGAGACGATTGGTTGTACTGTCATTCTCACATCCTCATAGAGAAGAGCAAGTATTTTGCAGATCGTCTATCTGAGGAATGGCCAACATGTCAGATCCTTGATTCCCGCAACTGTGTTGAGGTATACTGTCAGGAATCAGATTTTGACTCCCATGTCAATGTTCTGCGCCTATTTTATGTTAAAGAAAACTCAAGGGATGATATTTGGCATGGGGTTAGGAATGCACTTGGCATTCTTCGTGTGGCCGTGGAGCTTGAATGCTCACAGATCGTCACTGCTTGTGTAAACTACTTGGAAGCAGTCCCATGGGAAGAGactgaggaggaggagattcTTAAAGCAATACCAGGCATGGGATCGCAAGTATTGCCGGTTCTCTCCCGCCTTGAACCTGTGAATCCATTAGCTATTATGAGGATTTTTCGGGCAGCTATTCAACTAGCCACATCGTCACCACCTCTGGATATGAACGGTCTTAAGACATCAGCTCAAGAGCAACTTGAGTACATGCTCACTGAAGACGACGATGAACCTCTACTAAAAGCTGATGATGAGATAAGATCTGAGGTAAAACAGTGCATGAGTAGACTCTTTGCAAGATTTAACAGTTTTCTAGAGTCTTTGTTTTGCGAGTCATCGGAGCTAGCCTCTGAGACACTGCATATACTTCAGTTCTATTTATCTGATTTATCATGGGCCTGTCAGATATTGACAAAGTTAGAGATAATGAGGGATTTGGTTATCTGTTGGATGGATGCATCAGATAAAGTTGTGAAGATAGTTCATCCATCAAATCCAGAACCAAATGGTGAAACGATCAAGATGACATTGAAGACTGTTGAAGTTGCATCAAAGGTTTTAGAGTCAATCGCATATGGGAATGTCATTTTGCCAGCATCAAAGAGGCTGCATGCAGTCAAGGTCTGGCTTCCATATGTAAGAGTCGCCAAAGCTGCCATAGATTCCGCCACGTCCAGTGGTGACGAGACTTTGGAACTTAAAGTGGATGGTGAGCTTTGGCAATCACTGGAACCTACCTTCGTTTCGTTGGTGCTTACATTGCCGTCGGGAGATCAAGCAGAAATCTTGACTGAATGGTTGGGAAACAACTATATCCGGTATCCTGATCTAACCGAGGCATTTGACGTATGGTGTTACCGGTCGAAGGTTGCAAAGAGAAGATTAACCATTTTGGATGGGAACCATGGCAGATCTAGCACACCTTGA